In a single window of the Daphnia carinata strain CSIRO-1 chromosome 4, CSIRO_AGI_Dcar_HiC_V3, whole genome shotgun sequence genome:
- the LOC130694328 gene encoding scoloptoxin SSD14-like, translating to MSRCSLLSTSFVIVITLLSLSNMNCQARPNSPSNGGQSDLELLIHEVKLLRNDLRNLKTHVEDIGNRLPGVDLSMVNKTDLANDIWAVLNRHLGSNKQDIEQPSECLLGSILSLAVSGHDSWDGVTRKFGKKNKNFTPASPSKLGKYKTAAISSDSTPCSEIGKDVMAEGGNAMDAAIAALFCNGVVNPQSAGMGGGFHMTVYDTATKTAKCLDARETAPMAATEGMYSSNAFLSQIGGLAVAVPGELAGYWDAHQTYGRLPWSRLVQPAIKLAENGIEVNTHLAMVLKLKAASIKAEPSMWIFLNETTGDVLQAGDTLKMHGLAKTLKEIAEHGVDVFYKGTIGIKVVEDIQRRGGIITKDDLLHYRTEWMEPIAIDLSDNLTLYSMPSPGSGILVAYIMNMLDDRLPLQRDVPRSLDPLTYHRITEAFKHAFAQRTKLGDPRFVPEVYQLSETLASKRFADETFEKINDSFTSNDPAFYGAVIHSPDSKGTSHISVLDRDGLAVSVTTTVNTYFGAGFISEQTGIIMNSEMDDFSSPNTTNFFGVPPSPANFIKPGKRPLSSMTPTIIVDSDGKVRSVVGAAGGTRITTSVVYTLIRNLWLGDNIKEAIDSYRIHHQLMPMDFQYEAGFPKTIVDGLKKRGHNVTERVLRSAVYAISVESDGVIYANADYRKGGDVAGLDPIIDDIF from the exons ATGAGTCGTTGCTCTTTATTGTCAACGTCCTTTGTCATTGTCATCACTCTGCTGTCCCTTTCGAATATGAACTGCCAAGCTCGGCCCAACAGCCCATCGAATGGCGGCCAATCCGATTTGGAATTGTTGATCCATGAg GTAAAACTGCTCCGGAACGACCTTCGGAATCTCAAAACTCACGTCGAGGATATTGGTAACCGTCTACCTGGGGTGGATCTTTCAATGGTCAACAAG ACCGATTTGGCCAATGATATTTGGGCAGTTCTCAACCGCCATCTCGGATCGAACAAACAG GACATTGAACAACCATCCGAATGTCTACTGGGATCGATCTTGTCATTGGCCGTTTCAGGCCACGATTCGTGGGACGGTGTGACGCGAAAATTCGgcaagaagaacaagaactTCACGCCGGCCTCACCTTCGAAATTGGGCAAATACAAGACGGCCGCCATTAGTTCGGACAGCACTCCGTGCTCCGAAATTGGAAA GGATGTGATGGCTGAAGGTGGTAACGCTATGGATGCCGCTATCGCCGCCCTCTTTTGTAACGGCGTCGTCAACCCGCAAAGCGCCGGAATGGGCGGAGGATTCCACATGACCGTCTACGACACTGCCACCAAAACGGCCAAGTGTCTCGACGCTCGCGAGACGGCCCCAATGGCCGCCACTGAAGGCATGTACAGCAGTAACGCCTTCCTGTCTCAAATAg gTGGTTTAGCCGTGGCCGTGCCTGGAGAATTGGCCGGTTATTGGGACGCTCATCAGACGTACGGCCGATTGCCCTGGTCTCGTTTAGTCCAGCCGGCCATCAAATTGGCTGAGAACGGAATCGAAGTCAACACTCACCTGGCCATggttttgaaattgaaagctGCTTCCATCAAAGCAGAGCCTTCCATGTG GATATTTCTGAATGAAACGACGGGCGATGTCCTCCAGGCTGGAGACACGTTAAAGATGCACGGCCTGGCCAAgacattaaaagaaattgCTGAACACGGTGTCGATGTGTTCTATAAAGGCACCATCGGCATCAAAGTGGTAGAAGACATCCAACGAAGAGGAGGAATCATCACCAAAGACGACCTCCTCCATTATCG GACGGAATGGATGGAGCCAATCGCCATTGATCTCAGCGATAATTTGACGTTGTACTCAATGCCATCACCCGGTTCCGGCATCTTGGTCGCTTACATAATGAACATGCTCGACGATCGTTTACCGCTGCAACGAGATGTGCCACGGTCACTGGACCCGCTGACGTATCACCGCATAACCGAAGCCTTCAAGCATGCATTTGCTCAGCGAACCAAATTAG GTGATCCGAGATTCGTGCCTGAAGTCTATCAA TTGAGTGAAACGCTCGCGTCAAAGAGATTCGCTGATGAAACGTTCGAGAAAATTAACGATTCCTTCACTTCCAACGACCCGGCTTTCTACGGCGCCGTTATTCACAGCCCGGACAGTAAAGGGACGTCGCATATTTCAGTTCTAGACCGAGACGGATTGGCCGTCTCGGTCACGACAACCGTCAACACCTa TTTTGGCGCTGGATTCATCTCGGAGCAGACGGGCATCATCATGAACAGCGAGATGGACGATTTCTCATCGCCCAACACGACCAATTTTTTCGGAGTGCCGCCCAGTCCGGCCAATTTTATCAAACCGGGCAAGAGGCCTCTGTCGTCCATGACGCCCACCATCATCGTCGATTCCGACGGCAAAGTCCGTTCGGTTGTCGGGGCGGCCGGCGGCACCCGAATAACAACATCCGTTGTATAC ACGTTGATTCGCAACTTGTGGTTGGGCGATAACATCAAGGAAGCGATCGATAGTTATCGCATCCATCATCAATTGATGCCAATGGACTTCCAATATGAAGCGGGTTTCCCCAAG actATTGTCGACGGTTTGAAAAAGAGAGGCCATAACGTGACGGAGCGTGTCCTTCGCTCGGCTGTTTACGCAATTTCCGTCGAATCGGATGGCGTCATTTACGCGAACGCCGATTATCGCAAAGGCGGGGACGTTGCAGGACTCGACCCCATTATCGATGACATTTTCTAa
- the LOC130694330 gene encoding scoloptoxin SSD14-like — protein sequence MAFQVSALRLSKQVKSLPLLPVAPRASSVRHSIQSNSSGSQSVPDRRVNMASRAGYELAFAASPTSTPSRLGRYKKVAVSCDGAQCSNVAREILQQGGNAVDAAIAALFCNAVVNPQSAGLGGGCHMTIYDPLTRTAKCLDARETAPLAATENMFEADPSLAKKGGLAVAVPGELAGYWAAHETYGRLPWSQLIQPAVKLAENGVPVNRHLAEVLRCGAESIRKEPSMRSYVDETTGRVLQVGDTFKLPALADTLKQVGRHGIQVFYDGPIGDKMVEDVRLRGGILTKEDLRQYRAEWVEPVQVELKNNLTLYSHPPPGSGVVTAYIMRLLDGHVGSGAMDGDNPVTYHRIAEAIKHAFGQRTKLSDPRFHPEVNQLAELLISDSFVDETRSKMCDASTWDDPAYYGAACNAPEDHGTSHVSIVDETGMAVAVTSTINLHFGAGFASAQTGIILNNEMADFSLSCSENCYGLPPNFINMVKPGKRPLSSMTPTIVVNSSSGRVRLVIGAAGGIRITTSTVYAMIRNLWFGEDIKEAIDSPRFHHQLFPMTLNYEEGFPKEMVKQLANRGHQTSQENTRGGSVYGISVEQEDDDEFYLYANADYRKGGDVAGF from the exons ATGGCTTTTCAAGTAAGTGCCTTGCGGCTTTCAAAACAAGTGAAATCATTACCTCTTCTACCAGTGGCACCCCGTGCCAGTTCAGTTCGACATTCGATTCAATCGAACAGCAGCGGTAGTCAGTCCGTCCCTGACCGCCGCGTGAATATGGCATCACGCGCTGGATACGAGCTGGCCTTCGCCGCGTCTCCGACGTCCACGCCGTCCCGACTGGGCCGGTACAAGAAGGTGGCCGTCAGCTGCGATGGCGCTCAATGTTCTAACGTCGCACG CGAAATTTTACAGCAAGGTGGCAACGCTGTGGATGCGGCTATCGCCGCTCTTTTTTGTAACGCCGTCGTGAACCCGCAAAGTGCCGGCCTTGGAGGCGGATGTCACATGACGATTTACGATCCCCTCACGCGAACCGCCAAGTGCTTGGACGCTCGTGAAACAGCGCCTCTAGCGGCCACAGAGAACATGTTCGAGGCCGATCCATCATTAGCTAAAAAAG GCGGTTTGGCCGTTGCGGTTCCGGGTGAATTGGCCGGATATTGGGCCGCCCATGAGACGTACGGCCGATTGCCCTGGTCTCAATTGATCCAGCCGGCCGTCAAATTGGCCGAGAACGGAGTGCCCGTCAATCGTCACCTCGCCGAAGTGTTGCGGTGCGGGGCCGAATCGATCCGGAAAGAACCTTCCATGCG TTCTTACGTGGACGAAACGACCGGTAGAGTTCTACAAGTCGGGGACACGTTCAAATTGCCTGCGCTGGCCGACACGTTGAAACAAGTCGGCCGCCACGGCATCCAAGTCTTTTACGACGGACCCATCGGCGACAAGATGGTTGAAGACGTCCGCCTCAGGGGGGGCATCCTCACCAAAGAAGATCTTCGCCAATACCG GGCCGAATGGGTGGAGCCCGTCCAAGTGGAGTTGAAGAACAACTTGACACTTTACTCGCATCCACCGCCCGGCTCGGGCGTCGTGACAGCCTACATTATGCGCCTTTTGGACGGCCATGTTGGGTCGGGCGCAATGGATGGAGACAACCCCGTGACGTATCATCGCATCGCAGAGGCCATCAAACACGCCTTTGGCCAACGCACTAAATTAAGCGATCCCAGGTTTCATCCGGAGGTCAACCAG TTGGCAGAATTGCTGATTTCAGATTCGTTTGTTGATGAGACTCGTTCGAAAATGTGCGATGCCTCTACGTGGGATGATCCGGCGTATTACGGAGCGGCGTGTAACGCTCCGGAAGATCATGGGACGTCGCACGTGTCCATCGTGGATGAAACTGGAATGGCCGTCGCTGTCACATCGACCATCAACCTGCa TTTTGGAGCTGGATTCGCATCCGCACAGACCGGTATCATCCTAAACAACGAAATGGCGGATTTCTCACTGTCCTGCTCGGAGAATTGCTACGGTCTACCGCCTAATTTCATCAACATGGTGAAACCGGGCAAACGGCCGTTATCCTCCATGACACCGACCATCGTCGTCAACTCATCCAGCGGACGTGTCCGTCTCGTCATCGGTGCAGCCGGAGGCATCCGCATCACCACATCCACCGTTTAC gctatgaTTCGCAATTTGTGGTTCGGCGAGGACATCAAAGAGGCCATCGACAGCCCGAGGTTCCACCACCAACTCTTCCCCATGACGCTGAATTACGAAGAGGGTTTCCCCAAG GAAATGGTGAAGCAATTGGCGAATCGAGGCCATCAAACGAGCCAGGAGAACACGCGGGGCGGGTCAGTTTATGGCATTTCCGTTGAACAAGAGGACGACGATGAATTTTACCTCTACGCCAACGCCGACTACCGTAAAGGTGGCGACGTAGCCGGTTTCTGA